In the genome of Halosolutus amylolyticus, the window CCGGAGGAAGTCCTCGTCGTAGACGGCGTTGCCGGTGAACTCGGCCGGGTCGCGGCCGAGAATCTCGAGGACGGTGTCCGCGACGATGTCGGGCGTCCGCCAGTCGTCCTCGGTCCCGAGTCCGAAGTAGCGGGTCGCCCGGGTGTCGATCGCCGTGACTGGCCAGAAGGCGTTACAGCCCACGTCGTCCCCGCTCAGTTCGGTCGCGAGCGAGAGCGTCAGGAACGACATCCCGAGTTTCGACCACGCGTACGGTGCTTCGCCGGGGGCCCGATCGACGGTCACCGGCGGCGCGTTGGTCAGCAGCCAGGCGTCGTCGACCTCCCGGAGGTGGTCGATAAACGCCCGCGAGGTGAGGTACGTGCCGCGGACGTTGACGTCCGTCAGGAGATCGAAGCGGTTCGGCGGGAGGTCCGCGACGGTCGCCAGCTGGATCGCGCTCGCGTTGTTGATGACGATGTTGACCTCGCCGAACTCGTCGATCGCGCGCTCGGCGGCCGCCTCGACCTCGGCCTCGTCGCGGACGTTCAACTGGATCGGGAGCGCCTCGACGCCGCGCTCGCGGGCCTCGCGAGCGGTCTCCTCGATCGAACCCTTGAGGTCGCTGTCCTCGTAATCGTCGTCTTCCTCGCTCGTCTTGCCAGTCGAGACGATGTTACAGCCCTGCTCGGCGAGCGCGAGCGCGATCGCCTTGCCGATGCCGCGAGTCGTTCCGGTGATGAACGCCGTCTGACCGGACAGGTCCGGTTTCTCGAGAGACATGCGTACAGCATTCGGGACCGGCGGTATAGTTCTCCGGGGCGAACCGGGCGATCGTCGGTCAGAAAGTGGAAACCGATCGGCCCATACGGACCGCTGTACGTCAGTTCCGGCACAACCGCGAGCCGTCCTGCGGTTGCGCCGGTAAATCGTTCCAGCAGACCGTATCAGTCGTCAGCCGTCGCCTCCTGTTGCTCGATGTGCTCGACGATTTCGTCCGTCTCCGCGGCGAACTCGTCCACGTCGACCTCGTTGCCGTGGAGCAGCGTCGAGAAGTACTGGGTGGAACTGGCGAGGTTGACGGCCTCCTCGATTTCGGCCTCCGAGACGCCCGCCAGCCGCGACTCCGCCTTGTGGAAGTAGGCGCAGTACGGACACTTCATCGCAGACGCCGCGGCGACCCCGATCAGTCCCTTCTCCCGTGGGGAGAGTTCTGTCTCTCCGAACGTGAGGTCGCGGAAAATTCCCCAGCTGTGATCGCCGGCCGGCTCGGCGATGAGCTCCATCCAGCTCGGGACCTGCCCGAGCGTCCGTTCGATCTCCTCGCGTGACTCTGTTGATACCATGGTAACGAACCCCCGCACGAGAGCGTTCGATCGCGATCGTTACGTAGGCAACTGTTGACAGGATTGCAGTCGCTGCCGATCGTCCGGTTGCTGCAACCGAACGGCGGCCGACAGATATAGTAGCCACTGAAAATCAATGCACACCTGATCGCAGGACAGCTTTGCGATCAGTGTGTAAACCGTTTCAGTGGCTACTATAGAATCGTGAAGGCGTCTCAGACGCCCGCACCG includes:
- a CDS encoding SDR family oxidoreductase yields the protein MSLEKPDLSGQTAFITGTTRGIGKAIALALAEQGCNIVSTGKTSEEDDDYEDSDLKGSIEETAREARERGVEALPIQLNVRDEAEVEAAAERAIDEFGEVNIVINNASAIQLATVADLPPNRFDLLTDVNVRGTYLTSRAFIDHLREVDDAWLLTNAPPVTVDRAPGEAPYAWSKLGMSFLTLSLATELSGDDVGCNAFWPVTAIDTRATRYFGLGTEDDWRTPDIVADTVLEILGRDPAEFTGNAVYDEDFLREAGVEDFSRYNLTEGDPAPMSAQMFDPDYSRLE
- a CDS encoding carboxymuconolactone decarboxylase family protein; this encodes MVSTESREEIERTLGQVPSWMELIAEPAGDHSWGIFRDLTFGETELSPREKGLIGVAAASAMKCPYCAYFHKAESRLAGVSEAEIEEAVNLASSTQYFSTLLHGNEVDVDEFAAETDEIVEHIEQQEATADD